From Cataglyphis hispanica isolate Lineage 1 chromosome 3, ULB_Chis1_1.0, whole genome shotgun sequence, a single genomic window includes:
- the LOC126848428 gene encoding guanine nucleotide exchange factor subunit Rich isoform X1: MFFPVGWPRVLNSNEPSEINAVVCNRDKILFAVLTTDALTIWYCKPCVPIVFSRRSAVSLQKHGENVLVQWRPDSSMLVIATSDSYLLFYRLSDSSPEGRGLYEQRDSPVTSLKRDSAELFIKEVIPSLVLSIEKSAWIDGGISSLVCIRDELMVATKTSHVVRHKWDGTMNRDYSLDLRRIPFSIDQQLSTVAVPLTENNIYVTDIEYSPLVGGFAIVLNNGKAAFLTAQSLKFDPNQVQGIWARDLDDATCAAVNHKYRLIAIGRQNSEGIVYYVDETTGGLEMSHTLSLSSKDYPGRPGSVRCLRWTPDSCAIALAWEGGGLALWSTFGALLLCSLKWDYGLRVDLMHDNPLHIHTMEWSAEGYQLWMLRESPGLSVTEENETSSLSRSLIQLDFAKSPLTINPCMGHHGHLYLQGEDRLYLNLGAGLSSSASGFHLASEMPNDSMLQTLAGCKQWLVVPIPTAYSGSNWPIRYTAIDSEGLSLAVAGRTGLAHYSLPSRKWKLFGNESQERDFIVTGGLLWHKGYLIASSYSILDDKDEIRIYPRDTRLDNNYVKNVRMPSQVLLLNTMKDRLLTFCSNAQISIYDMELQNGIEAGGIELTRIQTVDVSGLCIHPACVVSATLTTIRAETAGSHPHPESLLLNVSGRLLMVQREHCTDNSEVRFTCGAPTVLASYVENVWVPLRSRRDKPHLTEALWLFCGAHGMRVWLPLFRNHQEKAHAFMSKRIMLPFHLRIYPLAILFEDAILLGAENDTVLFTSDTNSPFSLPFNLLELTSQVYLHQILRQLIHRNLGYHAWEIARSCSALPYFPHSLELLLHEVLEEEATSKDPIPDAQLPSVVEFIREFPGVWARAVVQCARKTEIALWPYLFSVAGPPKQLLQDCLERQELDTAASYLIILQNLEPSSVSRQHATLLLDAALEQGRWELSRDLVRFLRAIDPNDVESPRTSWGGSAKLVGPPQTPPLSPHEDDLSLVLGTMQVSRSRSYSTTVTPKVQTEKDVAPSSMLEKTRNVVMRRKKSVPTVKSSEKTENKEGSAEEFFIDVILQRHARRLLSARRLTDLGRFAARLDFHLVTWFARERDRAAKIDDYVGTLKAVHEDFAFPYPTLSLPTLQKFRRSSLTSLHSVISDDETLSPNLAIDLPDSGYTSLPSGRPPYTTLVSPVASLETQFPTAEAKLTPNLINDANSVLSDTSTIWRDDAESIVASVCWVSPESVGSTELNTIASTSAPIGRAEVQLRYLLQLFLEGSCLGWAAVVATVLRDAAAMARTVRTAHAPMQTFDSIINLRDGLLTLTKWSQSECLGYRPFMSNIQGQISLLNRLVITKQQQEQEQISESPSPSPAPSANNNQRGTLSRSRHSSISHASNTAPLEEERSHESSLIVEDSAFHGNYNNNLNVTEDTKSQSTCAIS, encoded by the exons ATGTTTTTCCCCGTAGGATGGCCGCGGGTTCTAAATTCTAATGAGCCAAGTGAAATAAACGCCGTGGTGTGCAACAGAGACAAAATTCTCTTTGCCGTTCTCACTACGGATGCTCTTACCATCTGGTATTGCaag CCTTGTGTACCAATTGTATTTAGCAGACGATCTGCAGTTTCTTTACAAAAGCATGGTGAGAATGTTTTGGTACAATGGAGACCAGACTCGAGTATGCTGGTTATTGCAACATCAgacagttatttattattctatcggCTCTCAGACAGCAGTCCAGAGGGCCGGGGACTTTACGAACAACGAGATTCACCAGTCACCAGCCTGAAACGAGATAGcgcagaattatttattaaagaagtcATTCCATCTCTTGTTTTGAGTATT GAAAAGTCAGCTTGGATTGACGGTGGAATCAGTTCATTAGTTTGTATACGAGATGAGCTCATGGTAGCAACCAAAACTAGCCATGTAGTGCGTCACAAATGGGATGGTACTATGAATCGCGACTATTCTTTAGACTTGAGACGTATACCATTTAGTATTGATCAACAACTCTCTACTGTGGCTGTGCCACTCACAGAGAACAATATCTATGTCACTGATATTGAATATTCACCTCTTGTTGGAGGCTTTGCTATTGTGCTTAATAATGGTAAAGCTGCATTTCTCACTGCTCAATCTTTGAAGTTTGATCCTAATCAAGTGCAAGGAATTTGGGCTCGAGATTTAGATGATGCTACTTGTGCTGCtgttaatcataaatatcggCTAATTGCCATTGGTAGGCAAAA CTCCGAAGGCATTGTTTATTATGTCGATGAAACAACAGGAGGTTTAGAAATGTCACACACTCTGAGCCTATCTTCCAAAGATTATCCAGGTCGACCAGGTAGCGTTAGGTGTCTCAGATGGACGCCTGACAGTTGTGCTATTGCGTTAGCGTGGGAAGGTGGTGGCTTAGCATTGTGGAGTACTTTTGGTGCTCTGTTACTCTGTAGTTTGAAATGGGATTATGGCCTACGAGTGGATCTGATGCATGATAATCCTCTGCATATCCATACGATGGAATGGTCGGCAGAGGGTTATCAGTTGTGGATGCTACGAGAATCTCCCGGACTTTCAGTTACCGAAGAAAACGAAACGTCCAGTTTAAGTCGTTCTCTCATCCAATTGGATTTTGCTAAAAGTCCTCTGACTATTAACCCATGCATGGGCCATCATGGGCATCTATATCTTCAAGGCGAAGAcagattgtatttaaatttaggcGCTGGATTATCCTCGTCGGCTTCAGGTTTTCATCTTGCCTCTGAAATGCCCAATGACAGTATGCTTCAGACACTCGCTGGCTGTAAGCAATGGCTCGTTGTACCCATTCCAACTGCATACAGTGGTTCTAATTGGCCAATTCgg TATACTGCAATAGACAGTGAAGGTTTGAGCCTTGCGGTTGCCGGTCGAACGGGATTAGCGCATTATTCCCTACCCTCGAGAAAATGGAAATTGTTCGGCAATGAGAGCCAAGAGCGGGATTTCATAGTGACTGGTGGACTGCTGTGGCATAAAGGATATCTCATAGCTAGCAGTTATTCCATCTTGGATGATAAAGACGAGATTAGAATTTATCCACGCGATACTCgacttgataataattatgtcaaGAACGTTAGAATGCCTTCACAGGtgttattattgaatacaaTGAAAGACAGGCTTTTAACATTCTGTTCCAATGCTCAGATTAGCATATATGATATGGAGTTGCAAAATGGCATCG AAGCTGGCGGTATCGAGCTAACGAGAATACAGACGGTGGATGTCAGTGGATTGTGTATACATCCTGCTTGCGTGGTTAGTGCCACGTTGACCACGATTCGCGCAGAAACTGCTGGCAGTCATCCTCATCCCGAGAGCCTCCTACTAAATGTCTCTGGACGTCTTCTTATGGTTCAACGTGAACATTGTACTGACAACTCGGAAGTTCGATTTACGTGTGGCGCTCCAACGGTATTAGCATCATACGTCGAGAATGTTTGGGTGCCATTGCGCTCAAGGAGAGACAAGCCGCACTTAACTGAGGCTCTATGGTTATTTTGTGGAGCACATGGCATGCGAGTTTGGTTGCCGCTATTCCGTAATCATCAAGAAAAGGCACACGCCTTTATGAGCAAGCGAATAATGCTGCCTTTTCACTTGCGGATTTATCCACTAGCGATACTCTTTGAAGATGCGATTTTGCTTGGAGCCGAAAACGATACTGTGCTGTTTACGTCGGATACTAACTCGCCTTTTTCACTGCCCTTCAATTTATTGGAACTtaca agtcAAGTATATTTGCATCAGATTCTGCGTCAGTTGATACATCGAAATTTGGGCTATCACGCATGGGAGATAGCACGTTCATGTTCCGCGTTGCCGTATTTCCCGCATTCATTGGAACTATTGCTTCACGAGGTTCTCGAGGAGGAAGCAACAAGTAAAGATCCTATTCCAGATGCTCAGTTGCCGTCCGTCGTGGAGTTTATTCGCGAATTTCCCGGCGTTTGGGCCAGAGCAGTCGTACAATGCGCTCGTAAAACTGAAATCGCGCTTTGGCCGTATCTATTTTCCGTCGCCGGCCCTCCAAAGCAGCTATTACAAGATTGTCTGGAGCGTCAAGAGCTCGATACTGCTGCTAGCTATTTgatcattttacaaaatttagaaCCATCTTCTGTCAGCAGGCAGCACGCCACGTTATTATTAGATGCCGCGTTAGAGCAAGGTAGATGGGAATTGTCGAGAGATCTTGTGAGGTTTCTTAGAGCAATTG atCCGAATGACGTAGAGTCTCCACGTACATCATGGGGTGGTAGTGCGAAACTAGTTGGCCCTCCTCAAACACCTCCTCTTTCTCCACACGAGGATGATCTATCCTTGGTCTTGGGTACTATGCAAGTTTCAAGGAGTCGTAGTTACAGTACTACAGTTACACCTAAAGTGCAAACCGAGAAAGATGTTGCACCATCCTCTATGCTTGAAAAAACTCGGAATGTTGTTATGAGACGAAAGAAATCAGTTCCAACAGTGAAAAGTAGCGAGAAAACTGAGaacaa GGAAGGATCGGCAGAGGAGTTTTTTATTGACGTTATTTTACAACGTCATGCCCGGCGGTTGCTTTCAGCTCGCCGCTTGACTGATTTGGGTAGATTCGCGGCCCGTCTCGACTTCCACCTAGTAACATGGTTTGCTCGAGAGCGTGATAGAGCAGCGAAAATCGACGATTATGTAGGCACTTTAAAAGCGGTTCACGAAGATTTTGCATTTCCATACCCAACACTTTCGTTGCCgacattacaaaaatttcgaaGATCTAGCCTCACCTCTCTACACTCTGTAATCTCTGATGACGAGACCTTGTCTCCGAATTTGGCCATTGATTTACCCGATAGTGGATACACTAGTCTTCCAAGTGGTAGGCCACCGTATACAACGTTGGTCTCGCCTGTTGCTAGCTTAGAGACGCAGTTTCCAACTGCAGAAGCTAAATTAACGCCAAATCTGATAAATG ATGCCAACAGCGTTCTTAGCGATACTAGTACAATATGGAGAGATGACGCAGAATCTATTGTTGCTTCTGTATGTTGGGTTTCCCCGGAATCGGTAGGATCTACAGAACTCAATACGATTGCATCAACTTCCGCGCCAATTGGTCGGGCGGAAGTACAACTCAG gTATTTATTGCAGTTGTTTCTCGAAGGCAGTTGTTTAGGATGGGCTGCAGTAGTAGCTACCGTTCTTCGAGATGCGGCGGCCATGGCTAGAACTGTCAGGACAGCGCATGCACCAATGCAAACTTTTGACTCTATAATTAATCTAAGAGATGGATTGCTTACCTTGACCAAGTGGTCTCAGTCGGAATG TCTAGGATACCGTCCTTTTATGTCCAATATCCAAGGCCAAATATCGCTATTGAATAGACTGGTGATAACTAAACAACAGCAGGAACAAGAACAGATATCGGAGAGTCCTTCGCCGAGCCCGGCCCCGTCCGCTAATAACAATCAACGCGGTACTCTCTCCCGTTCGAGACATTCTTCAATCAGTCACGCTTCCAATACAGCTCCCCTCGAAGAGGAGCGCTCACACGAGTCATCCTTAATCGTCGAGGATTCGGCATTTCAcggaaattacaataataatctcAATGTTACGGAAGACACCAAGTCGCAAAGCACTTGTGCAATCTCTTAA
- the LOC126848428 gene encoding guanine nucleotide exchange factor subunit Rich isoform X2, producing MFFPVGWPRVLNSNEPSEINAVVCNRDKILFAVLTTDALTIWYCKPCVPIVFSRRSAVSLQKHGENVLVQWRPDSSMLVIATSDSYLLFYRLSDSSPEGRGLYEQRDSPVTSLKRDSAELFIKEVIPSLVLSIEKSAWIDGGISSLVCIRDELMVATKTSHVVRHKWDGTMNRDYSLDLRRIPFSIDQQLSTVAVPLTENNIYVTDIEYSPLVGGFAIVLNNGKAAFLTAQSLKFDPNQVQGIWARDLDDATCAAVNHKYRLIAIGRQNSEGIVYYVDETTGGLEMSHTLSLSSKDYPGRPGSVRCLRWTPDSCAIALAWEGGGLALWSTFGALLLCSLKWDYGLRVDLMHDNPLHIHTMEWSAEGYQLWMLRESPGLSVTEENETSSLSRSLIQLDFAKSPLTINPCMGHHGHLYLQGEDRLYLNLGAGLSSSASGFHLASEMPNDSMLQTLAGCKQWLVVPIPTAYSGSNWPIRYTAIDSEGLSLAVAGRTGLAHYSLPSRKWKLFGNESQERDFIVTGGLLWHKGYLIASSYSILDDKDEIRIYPRDTRLDNNYVKNVRMPSQVLLLNTMKDRLLTFCSNAQISIYDMELQNGIAGGIELTRIQTVDVSGLCIHPACVVSATLTTIRAETAGSHPHPESLLLNVSGRLLMVQREHCTDNSEVRFTCGAPTVLASYVENVWVPLRSRRDKPHLTEALWLFCGAHGMRVWLPLFRNHQEKAHAFMSKRIMLPFHLRIYPLAILFEDAILLGAENDTVLFTSDTNSPFSLPFNLLELTSQVYLHQILRQLIHRNLGYHAWEIARSCSALPYFPHSLELLLHEVLEEEATSKDPIPDAQLPSVVEFIREFPGVWARAVVQCARKTEIALWPYLFSVAGPPKQLLQDCLERQELDTAASYLIILQNLEPSSVSRQHATLLLDAALEQGRWELSRDLVRFLRAIDPNDVESPRTSWGGSAKLVGPPQTPPLSPHEDDLSLVLGTMQVSRSRSYSTTVTPKVQTEKDVAPSSMLEKTRNVVMRRKKSVPTVKSSEKTENKEGSAEEFFIDVILQRHARRLLSARRLTDLGRFAARLDFHLVTWFARERDRAAKIDDYVGTLKAVHEDFAFPYPTLSLPTLQKFRRSSLTSLHSVISDDETLSPNLAIDLPDSGYTSLPSGRPPYTTLVSPVASLETQFPTAEAKLTPNLINDANSVLSDTSTIWRDDAESIVASVCWVSPESVGSTELNTIASTSAPIGRAEVQLRYLLQLFLEGSCLGWAAVVATVLRDAAAMARTVRTAHAPMQTFDSIINLRDGLLTLTKWSQSECLGYRPFMSNIQGQISLLNRLVITKQQQEQEQISESPSPSPAPSANNNQRGTLSRSRHSSISHASNTAPLEEERSHESSLIVEDSAFHGNYNNNLNVTEDTKSQSTCAIS from the exons ATGTTTTTCCCCGTAGGATGGCCGCGGGTTCTAAATTCTAATGAGCCAAGTGAAATAAACGCCGTGGTGTGCAACAGAGACAAAATTCTCTTTGCCGTTCTCACTACGGATGCTCTTACCATCTGGTATTGCaag CCTTGTGTACCAATTGTATTTAGCAGACGATCTGCAGTTTCTTTACAAAAGCATGGTGAGAATGTTTTGGTACAATGGAGACCAGACTCGAGTATGCTGGTTATTGCAACATCAgacagttatttattattctatcggCTCTCAGACAGCAGTCCAGAGGGCCGGGGACTTTACGAACAACGAGATTCACCAGTCACCAGCCTGAAACGAGATAGcgcagaattatttattaaagaagtcATTCCATCTCTTGTTTTGAGTATT GAAAAGTCAGCTTGGATTGACGGTGGAATCAGTTCATTAGTTTGTATACGAGATGAGCTCATGGTAGCAACCAAAACTAGCCATGTAGTGCGTCACAAATGGGATGGTACTATGAATCGCGACTATTCTTTAGACTTGAGACGTATACCATTTAGTATTGATCAACAACTCTCTACTGTGGCTGTGCCACTCACAGAGAACAATATCTATGTCACTGATATTGAATATTCACCTCTTGTTGGAGGCTTTGCTATTGTGCTTAATAATGGTAAAGCTGCATTTCTCACTGCTCAATCTTTGAAGTTTGATCCTAATCAAGTGCAAGGAATTTGGGCTCGAGATTTAGATGATGCTACTTGTGCTGCtgttaatcataaatatcggCTAATTGCCATTGGTAGGCAAAA CTCCGAAGGCATTGTTTATTATGTCGATGAAACAACAGGAGGTTTAGAAATGTCACACACTCTGAGCCTATCTTCCAAAGATTATCCAGGTCGACCAGGTAGCGTTAGGTGTCTCAGATGGACGCCTGACAGTTGTGCTATTGCGTTAGCGTGGGAAGGTGGTGGCTTAGCATTGTGGAGTACTTTTGGTGCTCTGTTACTCTGTAGTTTGAAATGGGATTATGGCCTACGAGTGGATCTGATGCATGATAATCCTCTGCATATCCATACGATGGAATGGTCGGCAGAGGGTTATCAGTTGTGGATGCTACGAGAATCTCCCGGACTTTCAGTTACCGAAGAAAACGAAACGTCCAGTTTAAGTCGTTCTCTCATCCAATTGGATTTTGCTAAAAGTCCTCTGACTATTAACCCATGCATGGGCCATCATGGGCATCTATATCTTCAAGGCGAAGAcagattgtatttaaatttaggcGCTGGATTATCCTCGTCGGCTTCAGGTTTTCATCTTGCCTCTGAAATGCCCAATGACAGTATGCTTCAGACACTCGCTGGCTGTAAGCAATGGCTCGTTGTACCCATTCCAACTGCATACAGTGGTTCTAATTGGCCAATTCgg TATACTGCAATAGACAGTGAAGGTTTGAGCCTTGCGGTTGCCGGTCGAACGGGATTAGCGCATTATTCCCTACCCTCGAGAAAATGGAAATTGTTCGGCAATGAGAGCCAAGAGCGGGATTTCATAGTGACTGGTGGACTGCTGTGGCATAAAGGATATCTCATAGCTAGCAGTTATTCCATCTTGGATGATAAAGACGAGATTAGAATTTATCCACGCGATACTCgacttgataataattatgtcaaGAACGTTAGAATGCCTTCACAGGtgttattattgaatacaaTGAAAGACAGGCTTTTAACATTCTGTTCCAATGCTCAGATTAGCATATATGATATGGAGTTGCAAAATGGCATCG CTGGCGGTATCGAGCTAACGAGAATACAGACGGTGGATGTCAGTGGATTGTGTATACATCCTGCTTGCGTGGTTAGTGCCACGTTGACCACGATTCGCGCAGAAACTGCTGGCAGTCATCCTCATCCCGAGAGCCTCCTACTAAATGTCTCTGGACGTCTTCTTATGGTTCAACGTGAACATTGTACTGACAACTCGGAAGTTCGATTTACGTGTGGCGCTCCAACGGTATTAGCATCATACGTCGAGAATGTTTGGGTGCCATTGCGCTCAAGGAGAGACAAGCCGCACTTAACTGAGGCTCTATGGTTATTTTGTGGAGCACATGGCATGCGAGTTTGGTTGCCGCTATTCCGTAATCATCAAGAAAAGGCACACGCCTTTATGAGCAAGCGAATAATGCTGCCTTTTCACTTGCGGATTTATCCACTAGCGATACTCTTTGAAGATGCGATTTTGCTTGGAGCCGAAAACGATACTGTGCTGTTTACGTCGGATACTAACTCGCCTTTTTCACTGCCCTTCAATTTATTGGAACTtaca agtcAAGTATATTTGCATCAGATTCTGCGTCAGTTGATACATCGAAATTTGGGCTATCACGCATGGGAGATAGCACGTTCATGTTCCGCGTTGCCGTATTTCCCGCATTCATTGGAACTATTGCTTCACGAGGTTCTCGAGGAGGAAGCAACAAGTAAAGATCCTATTCCAGATGCTCAGTTGCCGTCCGTCGTGGAGTTTATTCGCGAATTTCCCGGCGTTTGGGCCAGAGCAGTCGTACAATGCGCTCGTAAAACTGAAATCGCGCTTTGGCCGTATCTATTTTCCGTCGCCGGCCCTCCAAAGCAGCTATTACAAGATTGTCTGGAGCGTCAAGAGCTCGATACTGCTGCTAGCTATTTgatcattttacaaaatttagaaCCATCTTCTGTCAGCAGGCAGCACGCCACGTTATTATTAGATGCCGCGTTAGAGCAAGGTAGATGGGAATTGTCGAGAGATCTTGTGAGGTTTCTTAGAGCAATTG atCCGAATGACGTAGAGTCTCCACGTACATCATGGGGTGGTAGTGCGAAACTAGTTGGCCCTCCTCAAACACCTCCTCTTTCTCCACACGAGGATGATCTATCCTTGGTCTTGGGTACTATGCAAGTTTCAAGGAGTCGTAGTTACAGTACTACAGTTACACCTAAAGTGCAAACCGAGAAAGATGTTGCACCATCCTCTATGCTTGAAAAAACTCGGAATGTTGTTATGAGACGAAAGAAATCAGTTCCAACAGTGAAAAGTAGCGAGAAAACTGAGaacaa GGAAGGATCGGCAGAGGAGTTTTTTATTGACGTTATTTTACAACGTCATGCCCGGCGGTTGCTTTCAGCTCGCCGCTTGACTGATTTGGGTAGATTCGCGGCCCGTCTCGACTTCCACCTAGTAACATGGTTTGCTCGAGAGCGTGATAGAGCAGCGAAAATCGACGATTATGTAGGCACTTTAAAAGCGGTTCACGAAGATTTTGCATTTCCATACCCAACACTTTCGTTGCCgacattacaaaaatttcgaaGATCTAGCCTCACCTCTCTACACTCTGTAATCTCTGATGACGAGACCTTGTCTCCGAATTTGGCCATTGATTTACCCGATAGTGGATACACTAGTCTTCCAAGTGGTAGGCCACCGTATACAACGTTGGTCTCGCCTGTTGCTAGCTTAGAGACGCAGTTTCCAACTGCAGAAGCTAAATTAACGCCAAATCTGATAAATG ATGCCAACAGCGTTCTTAGCGATACTAGTACAATATGGAGAGATGACGCAGAATCTATTGTTGCTTCTGTATGTTGGGTTTCCCCGGAATCGGTAGGATCTACAGAACTCAATACGATTGCATCAACTTCCGCGCCAATTGGTCGGGCGGAAGTACAACTCAG gTATTTATTGCAGTTGTTTCTCGAAGGCAGTTGTTTAGGATGGGCTGCAGTAGTAGCTACCGTTCTTCGAGATGCGGCGGCCATGGCTAGAACTGTCAGGACAGCGCATGCACCAATGCAAACTTTTGACTCTATAATTAATCTAAGAGATGGATTGCTTACCTTGACCAAGTGGTCTCAGTCGGAATG TCTAGGATACCGTCCTTTTATGTCCAATATCCAAGGCCAAATATCGCTATTGAATAGACTGGTGATAACTAAACAACAGCAGGAACAAGAACAGATATCGGAGAGTCCTTCGCCGAGCCCGGCCCCGTCCGCTAATAACAATCAACGCGGTACTCTCTCCCGTTCGAGACATTCTTCAATCAGTCACGCTTCCAATACAGCTCCCCTCGAAGAGGAGCGCTCACACGAGTCATCCTTAATCGTCGAGGATTCGGCATTTCAcggaaattacaataataatctcAATGTTACGGAAGACACCAAGTCGCAAAGCACTTGTGCAATCTCTTAA